The following nucleotide sequence is from Sphingomonas telluris.
TCCACCCGAGGCTTCGTTTTCCATATCGGCCGCGCGTGAATTGGCTCGTGTCTGGTTGCATGACGAAACCATCCACTGCTGCCGCAAGTACCAGCAGAGCCATCGCGAGGAATCGGAATGGGAACGCAGGAAGGCCCAGCCAGATGAAGCCGGGCACGAACAGGAACACAAGGATTGCCGAAGCCGACCATCGGCGTTTTGCAATCAGCGCTGGCGCGGCGGGTGCGAAAATCGCGAACTCGTAACCCATGGCATGAGCCGAGCCGACCAGTCCTGCGGCCGCTGCAAGGACAAATGCCTCAACGAGATTGCCTCGCCGCAGTGCCCCCGCCGCGATGCCTGTGCCTCCAGCCAAAGCAAACATGCGAACCCATAGCGGGAGGCCGAACGCAATCTCATTGCGTCGGAGCAAAGGATTTCCTTCGTGTAGGCTGAGGAAACCAGGCAGCGTCCTGATCCACTCCACCCACTGCATTGGACCGAACATTATTGCCGACAACAGTGCCGACGCTGCGACCGTGCCGATAGCGACCGCAACCAACGTCCATCTGCGATCAATCGACAGCGCCAGTAAGAAAGCGAGCGCGATTTGCGGCTTGAGGCACAGTGCAAATCCCAGAAAGATTCCGGCGACCGTTGGACACCGAATGAGCAGGAAGCATCCCAGAAGGGCGGCGCCCTGCAGGACCGAAGTCTGGCCACCCGGAATTGCCCAAAGAACCGGAGGAGTCAGAAGCAGGAGCGGTGCCCACTTCGATCGTGATGCAAGCGCCATCGCGGCAGCGGAAAGGACGCCCCACAACGTCAGCGCAAATCGCATGGGCAGCAATGCGAGCCCGCCGAAAATCGGAAGTGCCGTCGGTGGATAAACGAAGGCGACCGGGTATCGTGATTCCCAGTTCAACGCAGTGCGGAGGGATGCCTGATCATAGGGATTTGCCCGCTGCATCCCCGTCCACATCATCGCGAAGTCGGGCCGATGGGTCGGCAAAGAGGAGATGTACCAGACGAAGCATCCGGCGAGGAGCGCCGTAAGACAGGCCGTAGCACCTAGAATTACGCGGTCACGGGACATTTCGCCTCCTCAGCGATACTCGCCAGCAATTCCGACCGTCGACGCCACCTCACCATCACGAGCGACGCTGCAAACGGGGCCAGCCATATGATGCGGCTTTGGTAGCGGTCGTGCACGTCGGACAGTGCTCCGGCCATTGCCGCGTTCGCGACAAGGCACAGGACGAGCGTCGCGAGCAGGCTCGTCGCGAGCGTGTCGCGCCTGCGAACGGCCAGGAAGAGCAGGGGAAGGAGCAGCAGCAGTCCGACAGTTGCGACCGTGCCCGTGACCAGTCGGATCGGAGTTCTGGGCAATCCATCCGTGAGCTGGCGAGAGGAACGCACGGACTCGATCAGGTTCGGCCGCCAGTCGAACAGCTTGAGGTTCCCGCAATTCTCCGGGCACTCGTCGTCGAGCGCCTGGTAATGAACGAACTGGTCCGCAGTCGCTTTTGTAGCGACCCGCGCAAATTCGACCGGCTGCTCCTTGAGGCTGCCGTTCGCCGCCTGGGAAACCATGTCGACCCAGAGCCAGCTGTCCGGCTCACCCTTCCTCTTGTTGATCCGGTCGTAGAGCGGGGAGGGCTCTTTCCCCCATAGAAGCTCCTGACTGTCTCGCGGAATTTCAGGCCGAATGTCGCAGAGCGGCTTGGGCGCATCGACCCCGCAATGGCGATCGAACCAGCGCGGGACGAGGCCGTCTTCATTCAGACGCGCGAAGAGAAAATAGCCGCCGAGAGGCGACGGGCTCCAGCGATTGAAATAGGCGCCATAGACGGCAGTGTGCGCAGACAGCACGGCGGCGATCGTCAGCGCGGCTGCCATGGCTCTCTTGGCGATCTCCTTGATAGTGGCTCCGCCGACGGCGCAAACGATCTGGGTTGCAACGACTGCAACGGCAATGAGCCCGACGTGCGTGTAGTGAACGAGCGCCAGCACGGCAGTCGCCAGCCACATCAGCGGGGTGCCCGGATCGGCGAGATTTCGCGATGCCGCCAGCCAGGCCAGCAGAATGAGCGCGCCGGTGAAGGCATCGGGCATCAACTGCGTCGCGTGCAGCGACAGGCTGGTGAGGAGGGCGATCGGCGCGATCAAAGCGAAAATCAGCCAACCTCGCGACCGAGGCAAGAGCTTCCTGCAAGCCGCGACGAGAACTGTCGCAATAATTGCCGCCTGCATGACGATGGCCAGCCATACACCGGGCGGTCCGTCGAGGCTCCGAAGGGCCGGCGCGAGCAGCAACCCGTAAAATCCTGCTCGATCGATCGGCCAGCTGTCGGCGTAAGCCACGCTCAAGTAGGCGGACGTGTCTGGGAAGACGAAGGGGAAGCGATTGTGCATCGCCGGGAGCAGCAGCACGGCCGTGACCGCCGCGACGGTCACGACCTGAGGCATCCGGCCCGGTTTCGCGCGAGTGGATACCGCCAATTTCATCGCGGCTCACGCGCCCGGCGGTGCTGCTGATCTAGGCTTGCGATGAGACTGACCATCAAGGCCGGAAGGATGGAAAGGCTGTTGAGAGCAAAAAGGGGCGCGGCAATCAGAAGGCCCTGCAACGTGCCGCTCAGCAGACCCATCGTCAGCACCGGAGCCAGCGTCGCGAGGTCGTAACGCATGCCGTAGGGCGAGGCGAGAAGGCTGCCGATCACAACAGCAGAGAGGCGAAGCTTCAGGTCGTCGGTCTTGAACGCGAGCCAGACGGCGCCGGTGCTTGCGATGACTCCGGCAAACTGGAGAGCGACGATTGCCGTCGGAGCCATCCCAAGGACGTGCCCGGCCATCGAAGGCGTCGCTCCGAGCCTATACAGCCCATGCCATTCGATCGCGTCGCGAAATCTACCCAACGCCGCGACCCATTCGCCCCAGGCGCTCGGGCCGAGGACAAAGCTGGCAATGACAACGGCGGACAGGCTGCCAAGAAAGAAGCCGAGCGCAGTCCAGTGACGGCCGGATACAAGCGCGACGGGAACCAAGAGCACGCTCTGCGGCTTGAGTGCGGCTGCAATGCCGGCGAGTGCCCCGGCAAGCCGCGGGCGCTTTTCGACGAGGCTAAGGCACCAGATCATGAGCGATGCGACGATCAGCGTGGTCTGGCCCAGGATGAGGACTAGGATCACGTGCGGCGTGCAAAGCGCCAGGGGTGCGGCCCAGCCCGTCGCCACTCGCCTGACCGCGCTCCAGAACGCTAACGCGCTTACCGCGAGCCATGACCAATAGGCCGCCCAGAACGGCAGCAGTCCGAACGGGATCAGGAAGAGGAGCGTCGTTGGCGGGTAGGGGAACGGTCGAGGCCCGCGCGACGGATCGACGGCCCAAGCCTGCTGACCCGTCAGCGCGATCGTGTCGTAGACCTTGGGCGCGTCGTCGAGCGCCATTCGCGCCGCCGTCCAGAATACGGTGAAATCGGGAAGCACGCTCCACAGCAACAGTCGCGGCATGAGCAGGATCAGGGTCACGGTAAGGCAAAGCGTTGCCCCGACGATTCCGATCGCCTGATACAAGCGTCTGGATTGCAGCATGTGAGCAGCCCCCGCACCTGTGTGCCAGCCGCCGCGCCGCTAGGGAAGCATGGGAACAAAAGAGTTTCCGCTTATTTACCTAGTCGAAAGGTGCACCGGTGTAGCCGGAGCACATGCTTAGGCTAGAGGCAGACCGAGTGCTCCGGATCTATGAGGGCCGCCTGCGCGCACGGGCGGCAAGCATCCTACTATCGCTCGAGGGCCGCCTCGATCGCATCATGCAGGGCTGGCTGCTTCTTGCGGGCCTCGCCTGTGCCGCGCGTATCGCCACGAGCCCCATCCGGGGTCCGCTGGATGCCGGCACGATCGGTCCTTACCTGCTTCTGATCGTCGCGCCTTTCGCGTCGATGGTCCTTGCGCTCCGCTGGTTCGCGGAAGGTGACAGGTTGCCGCAGCCGGCTACACGTCTCGCCCGCATCGGCCGCTGGAATAACCTCGAGCTGAACGCGGCGAGGCAGCATCCGCTCTACGGTGCGAACGGCATCATGGTTTCGCTGCTCATCGGCATGCTGATCAACGTGCCGGTCCGCGCCGCTGAATATCTAGCGGCAATGCCCGCGCTCACGGGCAAGGTCCCCGCCTGGCTGTCGACCCTGAACCTTCTGATGACCATGGACGTGGTCGTCTTCACCAGCCTCTACACTGTCGCTTTCGTGGCGGCTCTTCGTCGGGTTCCGCTATTCCCGCGGTTGCTGGCCGCGATCTGGATCAGCGATCTCGCCATGCAGATCGTGACCGCCGAGATCGTCGCCGGCACGCCGGGCCTGCCGACGAAGGTGGCTGGAGCGCTTCACGCCTTGCTGGAAGGCAATGTGAAGAAGGTGCTGATTAGCGCCGCGCTATGGCTGCCGTACCTGCTGCTCTCGCGGCGGGTGAACGTGACTTATCGGCACCGCGTACCTGCCTGACCCGCCCGAGTCGTTCGGGTAGCAAAAACAGACGTAAAATGTTGTGGTTAGCAGCCGGGTCTTCCTGTGCTGTCGGGGCGACATTTTCGTCCTGATTCGGGACAGAAATCGGTTTCGTCCTTGATCGCGTTGGAAAAGAAAACGAAGCCAACTCAGTGTCTTAGGAGATTTCAACGTTAACTTCGGCTTAACAACAATTAAATCCCTATGCTTGACAAGGTGTTAACTCAGGCGCAGCCCTTGTGCATCCGAGCGGCCTTGGGGGGCAGTTCGACGGTGTTGGGTAAGCGGTTGCGTGTTCGCCGCTACACAGTCGAAAAATGGCTTTCGCCACCTTCCTCACCTGTCGCCCGGTGCGTCCGTGCAGTGCACGGGAACGAGGGAAGGAACAGATCAATGAAGACCTTTATCAACAT
It contains:
- a CDS encoding DUF2569 family protein; protein product: MLRIYEGRLRARAASILLSLEGRLDRIMQGWLLLAGLACAARIATSPIRGPLDAGTIGPYLLLIVAPFASMVLALRWFAEGDRLPQPATRLARIGRWNNLELNAARQHPLYGANGIMVSLLIGMLINVPVRAAEYLAAMPALTGKVPAWLSTLNLLMTMDVVVFTSLYTVAFVAALRRVPLFPRLLAAIWISDLAMQIVTAEIVAGTPGLPTKVAGALHALLEGNVKKVLISAALWLPYLLLSRRVNVTYRHRVPA
- a CDS encoding glycosyltransferase family 87 protein — protein: MLQSRRLYQAIGIVGATLCLTVTLILLMPRLLLWSVLPDFTVFWTAARMALDDAPKVYDTIALTGQQAWAVDPSRGPRPFPYPPTTLLFLIPFGLLPFWAAYWSWLAVSALAFWSAVRRVATGWAAPLALCTPHVILVLILGQTTLIVASLMIWCLSLVEKRPRLAGALAGIAAALKPQSVLLVPVALVSGRHWTALGFFLGSLSAVVIASFVLGPSAWGEWVAALGRFRDAIEWHGLYRLGATPSMAGHVLGMAPTAIVALQFAGVIASTGAVWLAFKTDDLKLRLSAVVIGSLLASPYGMRYDLATLAPVLTMGLLSGTLQGLLIAAPLFALNSLSILPALMVSLIASLDQQHRRAREPR
- a CDS encoding glycosyltransferase family 87 protein; the encoded protein is MSRDRVILGATACLTALLAGCFVWYISSLPTHRPDFAMMWTGMQRANPYDQASLRTALNWESRYPVAFVYPPTALPIFGGLALLPMRFALTLWGVLSAAAMALASRSKWAPLLLLTPPVLWAIPGGQTSVLQGAALLGCFLLIRCPTVAGIFLGFALCLKPQIALAFLLALSIDRRWTLVAVAIGTVAASALLSAIMFGPMQWVEWIRTLPGFLSLHEGNPLLRRNEIAFGLPLWVRMFALAGGTGIAAGALRRGNLVEAFVLAAAAGLVGSAHAMGYEFAIFAPAAPALIAKRRWSASAILVFLFVPGFIWLGLPAFPFRFLAMALLVLAAAVDGFVMQPDTSQFTRGRYGKRSLGWRRV